The DNA region GACTGGACCAAGTGTAGACTTTTGAAACCTGAACAGCACTACCAGTAACCAGGAACCAACTGGTCTGGACTAGAGCCCAAATCGGTGACTCTTCTGAGGAGAAATGGGCAGAAAAGCCAGATCTAGGAAGTCCAAATATCCAATAAAAGATGTTTATACAAATGGAaagttttcctcttttgttttggtGCTTTATCAGGAAAGTGAATGTTAGTTTTTGGCTGATTGTCAGGCAGTTACTCATCTGTTCTCTCTAGAGTTAATACATGACAACACTGCCTCCCTGTGTTCCTCCGGAGAACTAcatgttcagcagcagactgttcTGTGAgctcatgttttcttctgcttcacTTCCATCTTTGATCAAAACATCTAAtgtccagatttttttttagatgtagTATTACTtaagctttatttttattattattattattattttcattgtcagagtgcaacacagagacaacgaaatgcagtttagcatctaaccagaagtgcacatagtcataatatccaaaaaatctaaatacatgtaagtagtgcaagtggcatgaagtataaacagtatgaggtagtgcaagtaatttctatgaaaccataaaaacatgtgcaacaccGTATTTAAAAAGGTGACGTGCAATGAATATGCAACAGAATTATATTTATCTGAAAGACTTTACTAGTCTCTTTTGATATTTCACATATGATGTCTGAAAAGGTTATGAAGTAAAACGTCTTATTATTTAATGGAGCTGCAAAACAAGAAGAATTGTAGaagtcagtttcatttttcCAGTTGACAATATTATGTGACTCGCGGTTGGAGCGTTTGATTCTCGCATAAAAACTCTGAGGCAGCCTTTAACTATGACTCCCAAGATACAtttcggcaaaaaaaaaaaaaaaaaaaaaaaaaaaaaaaaaaacatccaatcCCTGAGTTTTAAATTCTGGCGCTTTGCTAACGATGGAACGTAAATATGGCGGcgctgcaaacactgaaaacaccgTCAGCTAAAACTTATAAACTCTGACTCAACCGTGGACTAAGTCCCCAGCTACGCCGTCACGTTTTATTCTAAACCGTGATAAAATACTTTGAATTCACAAACCACAGGTACATACTGTCACAACAACCGCTGTTTCGCGCCTCACGCCAACGGCAGCAGAGGATTATGGGTATTGAAGTATTTACATGTCTGTCAAAATTACTCACAAACGCTATTTCTCAAAAACGCTGATATGTGCCGCCATGAAATACACGTACATCAACAATGGCAGCcccatgtttctgtgttatttCTTGAATAACTGAAAATACAGACGTGGGGAAAACACACGAACGGAAACAGCAACACGTCACTCGCTTTGATTTCCTGTGCGCGTTCATTCATTTCTGGGCCGGTGGAGCGTTAAGCCCGCTTTCCGTCTGTATACTCGGCTGATAGTTTTAGTTTGCACTCATGCGACACGACATTGGAAAGCTACGTGTCATGTGACTcgaaaaatgcaaatgatttcAAGATACAGTAACAAGAGCAGGTACAATTAACGCcgacagcagacaaacaattACAAAACTGAGGACACCCACCAATGTTTGATCCGCGGATCCCAGCAATCCCAACAAAAACAGCGTAGCTACTCTGGCGAAGGTCCAGCAAATCCAACGCAGTAAAATATTATGTGAAAAACACTTTACTAATCCACCAGAAGCTGTTTCATCGTTTCACATCGGCCGGCAGACGTGCTAATCTTTCATGTTTTGTCATGCAGCACGTAGGCGGAACGTCAGTTTCAAAATACTTCCAGCACTGCCGTTTGATTGGCAGCCCACTCGGCCAATTACAATCTTTAGCATCGCCTCAACAGATTGAAGCAATTTCAAGATATTTTGCAGATGATTGACACTTCgtacagccaatgaaattctgaaaacGAGGATACAACGCTTCAGGAGCTAAATAATAGTTGAGTTCACCACAGATGGGATATTACAATGTTTGAAATGACTAATATGGTAAATAAACTAAATCTAAAGATATACAGCCcgaatataaatataaatgtctTACATATACTTATCTAGCTATAGTAAACGGCCTTTTCTttgtgaaaaactgaaaacattagaaaaaaatgtaaatattactTTTTGTGgcattattaatattttttaatgaacCTGGGTTTAGGCTTTGTGCTGTGGTCtcactgtgttttccagctgctgaggctcacatacagtcatctgcaggcatcaTTTCACAAACACCTTCTGCTGCGAATAAAACCAGTGTGTTACATCTCTggtcagagaaaacactggaacAATGTGAACACAAGCTTTAGTCCAAATCCACGACACGCCCCTGTTCACAGAAGTTAAACTTTATTCAGCTCACAGAAAACTCTGAACAGAAAATATCAGAAATTAGAGATCTCATAAATTCATCTTATTATTCAAGAGTGCGTAGAAAAGTGTCTGCTTAAATAAACTTCAGCATCTTAAATAAACTTAGAATAAATAATTGAGATGTTGGGTGACACTTCAGGTCATGGGCTGTAATTTCCTCTAATTTCCTGGgaagtttcctggaaagaacgATGTCATTTGGCATTAATGTATGAGAAAGACAGAATCCAATGAGTGATGTTAGAACTGATCACCTGATTGAACCTGCAGCGCACAGCAGGGaaagcaaacaaatcaaatatatGGAAAATGAAGTTTCTAATAAATTAATACATTCTTCTTCCAAGGAACTTCAAAGGAATTACAAATTGAATATTTCCAAAAACTTTTAACAAAAGCATGAGGAAATTACAACCTGTCAAGTGTCAAGTTTTATTTCACGGGTCCAtcatttttgaataattttcTTCTTATTTACCAAAAGTTTCATGGAAAGAACTGAGCGATCTGTTACTCATTATAGGGAAAACAAAGTGTTCAGGTGGGATGCTTATAAATAAATAGTTCTAATTAATTGCTGGTGTAAACAAGTCTTTTAGCAGCAGCTTTTCTGAAAGTTTCCTAAAAAGAGTGAACATTTACATGCGTTCAAACAGAACTTTTCCCTCGAGAAAATTCCCATTTTTCCTATAATTAGTATCAAATTCCAGAACTATTTCCAGGAAATATCTTAAGAGATTACAGACCCGTAAAATAAAGCATGACCACATACACCTTTCCGGATGATGGAACGAGACTTAAAGGAACAATCTGACATTTCGGGGCGTCCTGATTCGCCTATTTACCCAAATTGAAGGTGACTGTCTGTCAGTCGTGTGACTGCGGgtaaaatggaaaacaggaagtgttccTTTTGTGACGTATGAGGAAATTCAGATGAGGCAGGtgagacagactgaggacagacacTGAGACTGTTTGGGATGAAAATAATCTGATGATTTTCAGGTTTAAGCATCATTTAAAGGATAAGTCTGAAGATAATCTACACTTTTTAATCAACATatccatgaaaagaccaaaaccaccACTGAACTCAAGTGTTTTCTACGTATCCAATACTTCTGTATTTTGTTAATCTCAACAAATCCACAAAACCACCGCTGAATGTGTCTGCTGACGTGTTTTCTGTGCGAATCACAGCCTGATTgagcttcttcctctgtgccattcACCTCCAAAATCTACTATAAGCACATCAGCGAGCCTCTGCTGAACCGGCCGACGTGTTCCTTCATTACCgtgaacacacacgcagtacTTTATGCTAACTGagcccgacacacacacacaccctcctgctGCTACAAACACTCACTAATGTGGATTAATGCGCTGTTGAAAGTAGTCCCCAACATACCCACTATTTCATCCTGTTCTGCTTCAATAACTTTTGAAGCCAAAATGTTGAACGAGCTGCAGCTtcgttcttcttctctgttacATGTCGCTGTGAATCTTTGGAATTAATTCTGTTACTCTGACCAGACGAGCTATCTGAGTTCTTCACCTTCTGCTCTGATACGCAGCACCTTCTGACAATTATAGACAAACCCATCAataagaaaacaagcaaatgaagTTAAAGTGCAGATATGTGCCGTGACCGAGGCAGAAAAGTGAAACTAAAACATTAAAGTAAACTTTCATTTGGTAATTATTCGACGTATTCTCTGGTTGTTGTGAAGATTAAGGAGCTAAACTGAACTGAGGTCTCACCAGAGTCGAACCTGTGACAGCTTTCTAACGCCAACGGGGGTTTGATCAGAAGACCTTCGTCACATGTGTCCGCTGCATGAAAGGAGTATCAAGGTGAGGTAGGTGAGGACCGATGGAGGTTGGGGACAGACTGGGTGTCTCAGCTGAGGTAGGTGAGGATGACAGACTGGATTGGCAGCCTGCACACCGGACACAGCttgttcctcttcttcagcttcctgGCGCAGACGTAGCAGGACATCAGGTGTCCGGTCCGTCCGTGGACGATGCAGCCGTTCTTCGGCCGGGACTGACAGATGAGACAGGGGTCCAGGCACGAGTCCGGCAGCCGCCACTCTGCGGACGCGCTGCGCTCCAGCTCGGGGACCgcggggggaggaggaggcggatCGGTGGGGGAAGGCGGGAGAAGCTCCTGGGAgttgctggaggaggaggcctgGGAGTCAGAAGTCCAGAGCTtctgctgggaggaggaggaggaggagggctgggaGGATGAGAGCAGATCCTGGGAGTTGGAGGGTGAGGAGATGGAGTCCGGAGCAGAGAGAGTGGAGTCAGACAGACACTGCGACAGGAGGGGCGTTTTCGCCCTTTTCCCATCCGGAACATCAACTCCTTCGTTCTCCTCGACATCAGATCCTTCAGGAGACACAACCAACCGATTAtttatcaatcaatcagtcgATCAATAGCTTAGCAAAGCACACTGTGCTTTTTAATCCCGTTAATTATGTTAAATATCGTCTGACCTGGGACTGACACCCACCTGGAGCTTCTttggctgctgattggtcggTTGGCTTTGGGGGCAGGGCTTTAGGGCTGGAGGAAGCCGACTTTATTATATCCTCAGGCAGCCAATCGCGGCGCAGCGTCCAGCAGCGGAGGCAGTTTCTGGGCAGAGGCGGGTTCAGCTCGTCACACTTGACACAACGCCAGTAATCctgagaggaacacacacagttagACCTACacaacaagtgtgtgtgtttgtgtgtgcgtgtttgtgctcAGACTCACAGCTTCAGTGATCTCCGTGTCTTCATCAAAGGAgtcctcatcctctgcctcaAAGATGGTGACCTCATACacctggacacagacagacaggttgatGGGTCAGAAGAGGGGCTGGCTGCTTGTGCAgcgatgcttttattttgaaacaggTCAGtgatttcctaaaacagctgctcactgtagtttagacacacacacacacacacacacacacacacacacacacacacacacacacacacacacacacacacacacacacacacagtgtgcgtCAGTGTCGGTGTGTACCTGGTcatctgcagacagagaagcaTCGTCTTCGTTATAGTCGTCAGACGCGATGGACTCCACCTCAAACTCTACGCTGAAGTTGTCGCTGTCTGAGTCTGAGGCCGCgaccgtgacctctgacctccccgactgaacgcacacacagtccacGTTAGAAACCAGTACAACAATTCTGCACCAGTAAAAtgaaagcttgtgtgtgtgtgtgtgtgtgtgtgtgtgtgagagagtcaCCGAGCTGTGCGAGTCTGACGATTGGCTGCTGTGTCTGTCCCGCCCACTTCCCAGTCCACCAATCACACACCAGGACAGGCTGTCATCAAAGGTTAGGGAGTAGCTGTCggacctcctcctcttcctgccctctccttcctcttcctcctcctcctcctcctcctcatcgttCTCTTCTCTGTGGGAGGGTCCTGGGCAGATCCGGTGGGCAGAGTTTAATCACAACATCACAGGTGTGTTTAGGAGCTTTAATGAAATGCCGGCATGTCAGAGGAAGAACTCACCTGGGTCGCTGTTCCTgcgactcctcctcctcctccgtcttgTTCTCCTCCTGTCTGGCGACGAAGAGCGACTTTCTGAATCTGCGtcctaaaacacaaacacaaattcaacGTCCCATTTCGCTGTGATCGACAAGGACTTTGTAACTCAACAAACGTTCAAACTCTCTCGACCAGGAACCAAACTCCCTTTAACATCTGGCTAATTTTGCTTCACATCGTGTTTGTCCATCATGAGACACTGTGTCCTACGTGCTCTTCAGTGTTATTGTCTTTTGCTGAATTCGGCTTGATTTTCCAGCTTTAACATGGCGTCATGCTTCAATTCTCAGCTCTGTTGACTGTTCAGACATTTCACTCTAAAATCTGTTATTAAGTGAACACTCTGTGTACAAAACAGACGCAAACACTACAATtatgtcttattttgaaaggaatGCAGCACAGCATCAAAATccccagagtgtgtgtgtgtgtgtgtgtgtgtgtgtgtgtgtgtgtgtgtgtgagtgtgtgtgtctctgtctctcacctctgtccctctgtccgtctGACTGTTACTGTGTGGTTCACCCAAGTCTGACGTCGACTctaagaaagaaagatgggTTAGTTTGGTCTGAATCTGAGCAGCGGGCAAGAgatgacgaagaggaggaggaggaggtgaaaggggAAGCtaagaagaggagaaacacGTGAGGAGGAGGTGCATCGAGGAGCACGGCGGTgaagaggaaattaaaaagaggaaattctTCTTGACTGTTCATCATctaaagaaagaggaggaagagggcgaggaggagctgaggagaggcagagggacagaagaGTCGCGTCTCCACCCGCAAAGTTTCCTTCAGATTCAATCGTcatgacaacacaaacacagtaaaacatccAGAGGATCCACAGTGAAGGTGGCCCCGTTTATTCTGAGTGTGGATGAAGACCAGCCGTCATCTGTCTTACTCTGTGGATTATAACCTGCTGGAGTAAACGATCCGGTCTGTGCAGTGTGGAATGTACAAGCCgtgtttcacacacagacgGGCTGCTGTCATTGTTATTTTACGCCTCTCGTCGTCCACGCTGCTATGAATTATGGGCCCCTTACTCGTGAACGATCCCGTTAAACCTGAGTCTGAAAGCGtgatgaagacaaagaagagcagTCCTACCTTGACTTTTCACGGCCACCAGGTTCTTGGTGATCATCGCAAACAGAACCCTGAAACATCAGACATGTTTGCGTTACCTCGCTGGCGAAGGCGGCGACGCAAAGCTTTATTTTTCACGTTTAAAGGCAGAACACGACGCTTTACGTTACTGACAAACTCATTTCAGAGCAGAACCAAACAAAAGGTGAATCTCACCGTGGCTCCTTAACCGAGAAGCTGTCGACTCCCAGCACCCGCCCCAGTGCATCCTGGGAGCAGTGGAcgatgtgctgctgcttctggtCATACAGCTGCTTCTGGATGATGTACTGACCCAGGTAGAACATCACCTGCAGGAAGACCGTCACAGATGCATGATGGGAGAAATGAACAGTCAACACccaatcagctgatcagcgTTTTtatctgacagacagacggacaggccGCACCTCCTTCATGGTGAAGACGTCTTTCGTGGCTCCTGCATGCTGCAGCAAAGTCTGGAACTCCACCTTTGGTCtgacctgaacacacaaacaggaaacgtCAGGTCAAACAGTAAAAGTCGGAGTAGACAATAAGGAAGTCAGCGACTCGCTGCGCTCACCAGTTTGTTGTCGTCAGCGGCGTTGGCGTTGACCTCCCCGTCAGCTGACATGATGAAGCTGGTTTCTGCACAGAAACTGTTTATTAGtgctaaatatatatatgaaagTAGAACCACCTACTCAGCTGACATCGTCTGCACGAGTACACACGAAACACGCCCGCACACTGTTGCATTCACTGTTATGCAAATCTCATGTTTGTGCTCTCTCACGTGCCGAGATAAGCTGCAAACGTTGGTGAAGGCACACCTGTTTCAACTGATTTCACCACTGAACCAGTAACTGTGACATCCTCTGACTCGCTCACGAAATGATGGTGACATTTTGAGATTCTTCAGTGAAACAACTTAAAGAAACTTAAGCAAACTTTGCAAAACGGCTGCAGCGAACTCTTCATCATTTGTGACTTTTATTCAGCTTAAAATGCAAA from Chaetodon trifascialis isolate fChaTrf1 chromosome 22, fChaTrf1.hap1, whole genome shotgun sequence includes:
- the mdm2 gene encoding E3 ubiquitin-protein ligase Mdm2, with protein sequence MSADGEVNANAADDNKLVRPKVEFQTLLQHAGATKDVFTMKEVMFYLGQYIIQKQLYDQKQQHIVHCSQDALGRVLGVDSFSVKEPRVLFAMITKNLVAVKSQESTSDLGEPHSNSQTDRGTEDADSESRSSSPDRRRTRRRRRRSRRNSDPGPSHREENDEEEEEEEEEEGEGRKRRRSDSYSLTFDDSLSWCVIGGLGSGRDRHSSQSSDSHSSSGRSEVTVAASDSDSDNFSVEFEVESIASDDYNEDDASLSADDQVYEVTIFEAEDEDSFDEDTEITEADYWRCVKCDELNPPLPRNCLRCWTLRRDWLPEDIIKSASSSPKALPPKPTDQSAAKEAPGSDVEENEGVDVPDGKRAKTPLLSQCLSDSTLSAPDSISSPSNSQDLLSSSQPSSSSSSQQKLWTSDSQASSSSNSQELLPPSPTDPPPPPPAVPELERSASAEWRLPDSCLDPCLICQSRPKNGCIVHGRTGHLMSCYVCARKLKKRNKLCPVCRLPIQSVILTYLS